A genomic window from Methylorubrum extorquens includes:
- a CDS encoding UDP-glucose dehydrogenase family protein, which yields MRIAMIGSGYVGLVSGACLADFGHEVVCIDKDPAKIAALNEGRMPIYEPGLDTLVAENVRAKRLTFSTDLRPAVASAQAVFIAVGTPSRRGDGFADLSYVTAAAREIAEALTGYTVIVTKSTVPVGTGDEVERIIREARPDLDVGVASNPEFLREGAAIDDFKRPDRIVIGAEDNRVAAVMQEVYRPLYLNAAPILLTGRRTAELTKYAANAFLATKITFINEIADLCEQVGANVQEVARGIGLDNRIGSKFLHAGPGYGGSCFPKDTLALVKTAQDYGRPVRIVETVVAVNDQRKRAMARKVIAACGGSVRGKRVALLGLTFKPNTDDMRDAPSLSIIAGLQDAGAQIVAYDPEGMEQARPLLQGVAYAEDAYACAEGADALVIVTEWNAFRALDLARLKALMRAPVLVDLRNVYASADAEQHGFAYSGIGVA from the coding sequence ATGCGCATCGCGATGATTGGCTCGGGCTATGTCGGCCTCGTGTCGGGCGCCTGCCTCGCCGATTTCGGCCACGAGGTCGTCTGCATCGACAAGGATCCGGCCAAGATCGCCGCCCTCAACGAGGGCCGCATGCCGATCTACGAGCCCGGCCTCGACACCCTCGTCGCCGAGAACGTCCGCGCCAAACGCCTCACCTTCTCCACCGACCTCAGACCCGCCGTAGCGAGCGCCCAGGCCGTGTTCATCGCGGTCGGCACCCCGTCCCGCCGCGGCGACGGCTTTGCCGACCTCTCCTACGTCACCGCCGCGGCCCGCGAGATCGCCGAGGCGCTCACCGGCTACACCGTGATCGTCACCAAATCGACCGTCCCCGTCGGCACCGGCGACGAGGTCGAGCGCATCATTCGCGAGGCCCGGCCCGACCTCGACGTGGGTGTGGCCTCCAACCCCGAATTCCTGCGCGAGGGCGCCGCGATCGACGACTTCAAGCGGCCCGACCGCATCGTCATCGGCGCCGAGGACAACCGAGTGGCCGCCGTGATGCAGGAGGTCTACCGCCCGCTCTACCTCAACGCCGCGCCGATCCTGCTCACCGGGCGGCGCACGGCCGAGCTGACGAAGTACGCCGCCAACGCGTTCCTGGCCACGAAGATCACCTTCATCAACGAGATCGCGGATCTGTGCGAGCAGGTCGGCGCCAACGTGCAGGAGGTCGCCCGCGGCATCGGCCTCGACAACCGCATCGGTAGCAAGTTCCTGCATGCCGGGCCGGGCTATGGCGGCTCGTGCTTCCCGAAGGACACGCTGGCGCTGGTGAAGACGGCGCAGGATTACGGCAGGCCGGTTCGGATCGTCGAGACGGTGGTGGCGGTCAACGACCAGCGGAAGCGGGCGATGGCGCGCAAGGTGATCGCGGCCTGCGGCGGGAGCGTCCGGGGCAAGCGGGTGGCACTGTTGGGTTTGACGTTCAAGCCGAACACCGACGACATGCGCGACGCGCCCTCGCTGTCGATCATCGCCGGGTTGCAGGATGCGGGTGCACAGATCGTCGCCTACGATCCGGAGGGGATGGAGCAGGCCCGGCCGCTGCTGCAGGGCGTCGCTTATGCCGAGGACGCCTATGCCTGCGCGGAAGGCGCGGATGCCCTGGTGATCGTCACCGAGTGGAACGCGTTCCGGGCGCTGGACCTCGCGCGGCTGAAAGCTCTGATGCGCGCCCCGGTCCTCGTCGATCTCCGCAACGTCTACGCATCGGCGGATGCCGAACAACACGGCTTCGCCTATTCTGGCATCGGCGTTGCCTGA
- a CDS encoding glycosyltransferase family 2 protein, whose protein sequence is MAAQAGAIASLAGRALPVTGADGAELRIDLSGAGLGGAWVSVTWRDAGSGGIARALVSAVSGDGGNVALAEEPLGGDAFAWTGRLPPGVAALRLSTLSRTNPFVLQDLAIRRRGRLGIVARAGTRQPGLTAQAVYWRILGLKVRARGLIARALSHRAETGYAAWIARFDRLTATERARIRAEIAEWEAPPLISVLMPVHDPDPRVLEAAIRSVRNQLYPAWELCIADDASTDPRIPRLIARHAAEEPRIRTVRRSQNGHIARATNDALTLASGAYTAFLDHDDLLSENALFEVAGAIRTDPDLELIYSDEDKVDGRDRRFEPHFKSGYDRELLWAQNYVNHLCVVRTDTLRRLGGLRPGFEGSQDHDLLLRLTEGLAAERVRHIPKVLYHWRAAAGSGTFSDRALARAEAARLRALAEVAARRGARAERGPQGFNRLVRPLPEPAPLVSVVIPTRDRAELLGVVLDGLFARTDYPAVEVVVVDNGSTEPATRDLFARYASEPRLRVLPAPGPFNFSELSNQGAAAARGPILLFLNNDIEVLEPGWLTELASIASDPEIGAVGAKLLYPDGTIQHGGIVLGIGGIAGHSHLGLPGSEPGYFARMQLSQEVSAVTGACLAMRAAVFSEVGGFDAAHLAVAFNDVDLCLRIRAAGYRIVWTPQARLVHHESKSRGAEDTPEKRARFEAESRVMRERWEPVLRADPYYNPNLSRAAAHYRL, encoded by the coding sequence ATGGCGGCTCAGGCTGGGGCCATAGCGTCGCTCGCGGGTCGGGCGCTGCCGGTGACGGGTGCGGACGGGGCCGAGCTACGCATCGACCTCTCCGGCGCCGGTCTCGGCGGTGCCTGGGTGAGCGTGACGTGGCGCGATGCCGGCAGCGGCGGCATCGCCCGCGCCCTCGTCAGCGCGGTCTCGGGCGATGGCGGAAACGTGGCGCTGGCCGAGGAGCCGCTGGGCGGCGACGCCTTCGCCTGGACCGGCCGGTTGCCGCCGGGCGTCGCGGCTCTGCGACTGAGCACCCTGTCGCGGACCAATCCGTTCGTGCTGCAGGACCTCGCCATCCGCCGCCGCGGTCGCCTCGGGATCGTGGCGCGGGCGGGCACGCGCCAGCCCGGCCTCACGGCGCAGGCGGTCTACTGGCGTATCCTCGGCTTGAAGGTCCGCGCCCGCGGGCTGATCGCGCGGGCCCTCTCCCACCGGGCCGAGACCGGCTACGCGGCCTGGATCGCTCGGTTCGACCGTCTCACGGCGACGGAGCGGGCGCGCATCCGCGCCGAGATCGCGGAGTGGGAGGCGCCGCCGCTGATCTCCGTCCTGATGCCGGTGCACGATCCCGATCCGCGCGTGCTGGAGGCGGCGATCCGCTCGGTGCGGAACCAGCTCTACCCGGCCTGGGAACTCTGCATCGCCGACGACGCTTCGACCGACCCGCGCATTCCGCGGCTCATCGCCCGTCACGCGGCCGAGGAGCCGCGCATCCGCACCGTGCGCCGATCGCAGAACGGCCACATCGCCCGCGCGACCAACGACGCCCTGACGCTGGCGAGCGGCGCCTACACCGCCTTCCTCGACCACGACGACCTCCTCTCGGAAAACGCCCTGTTCGAGGTCGCCGGAGCCATCCGGACCGATCCGGATCTGGAGCTGATCTACAGTGACGAGGACAAGGTTGATGGACGCGACCGCCGCTTCGAGCCGCATTTCAAGTCGGGCTACGACCGCGAATTGCTGTGGGCCCAGAACTACGTGAACCATCTCTGCGTGGTCCGCACCGACACGCTGCGCCGGCTCGGCGGCCTCAGGCCCGGTTTCGAGGGCAGCCAGGATCACGATCTGCTGCTGCGCCTGACCGAGGGACTGGCCGCGGAGCGGGTGCGCCACATCCCGAAGGTGCTCTATCACTGGCGGGCGGCGGCCGGCTCCGGCACCTTCTCGGACCGGGCCCTGGCGCGGGCCGAGGCGGCGCGCCTGCGGGCGCTTGCCGAGGTGGCCGCGCGCAGGGGCGCCCGGGCCGAGCGAGGACCGCAGGGGTTCAACCGGCTGGTCCGCCCCCTGCCGGAGCCGGCGCCTCTCGTCTCGGTCGTCATCCCGACCCGCGACCGGGCGGAACTGCTCGGCGTCGTCCTCGACGGGCTCTTCGCGCGCACCGACTATCCGGCCGTGGAGGTCGTCGTCGTCGATAACGGTAGCACCGAGCCGGCGACGCGGGATCTCTTCGCGCGCTATGCGTCCGAGCCGCGCCTGCGCGTGCTGCCGGCACCGGGTCCGTTCAACTTCTCGGAGTTGTCGAACCAGGGAGCGGCCGCGGCGCGAGGCCCGATCCTGTTGTTCCTCAACAACGACATCGAGGTGCTGGAGCCGGGCTGGCTCACCGAACTCGCCTCGATCGCGAGCGACCCCGAGATCGGCGCGGTCGGTGCAAAGCTCCTCTATCCCGACGGCACGATCCAGCATGGGGGGATCGTGCTCGGGATCGGCGGGATTGCCGGACACAGCCATCTCGGCCTGCCGGGCAGCGAGCCCGGCTACTTCGCGCGGATGCAGTTGTCGCAGGAGGTCTCGGCGGTGACCGGCGCCTGCCTCGCCATGCGCGCAGCGGTCTTTTCCGAGGTTGGCGGCTTCGATGCCGCGCATCTCGCCGTGGCCTTCAACGACGTCGATCTGTGCCTGCGGATTCGCGCCGCCGGCTACCGCATCGTCTGGACGCCGCAGGCCCGCCTCGTCCACCACGAATCGAAGAGCCGGGGCGCCGAGGACACGCCGGAGAAGCGCGCCCGCTTCGAGGCCGAATCACGGGTGATGCGCGAGCGCTGGGAGCCTGTGCTGCGGGCCGACCCCTACTACAACCCGAACCTTTCGCGAGCGGCGGCGCATTACCGCCTGTAG
- the eutC gene encoding ethanolamine ammonia-lyase subunit EutC has translation MNAASDDLWQRLARLTPARIGLGRAGAGLPTREVLKFGLAHAQARDAVHTPMDAAAIAEAIEALGLPTVTVTSGAEDRATYLRRPDYGRRLSPESRKALSGSASEPVDLAIVVADGLSARAVHEGAAALLAAFKPHAEAAGWRLAPVTIATQARVALGDAAGAALRARAVVVVIGERPGLSSPDSLGLYVTFDPKPGRSDAERNCISNVRPAGLSFELAAFKLNWLLSQAYSRGLTGVNLKDESDRLLEAAAPDPAIGGR, from the coding sequence ATGAACGCCGCGAGCGACGACCTTTGGCAGCGGCTGGCCCGCCTCACCCCCGCTCGGATCGGTCTCGGCCGCGCAGGCGCCGGCCTGCCGACCCGCGAAGTGCTGAAATTCGGCCTCGCCCACGCCCAGGCGCGCGACGCCGTGCATACGCCGATGGACGCCGCCGCGATCGCCGAGGCCATCGAAGCGCTGGGCCTGCCGACCGTGACCGTGACCTCCGGTGCGGAGGATCGCGCGACCTACCTGCGCCGCCCCGATTACGGGCGCCGCCTCTCCCCGGAGAGCCGGAAGGCCCTGTCCGGCTCCGCATCCGAGCCCGTCGATCTCGCGATCGTGGTGGCAGACGGTCTGTCGGCACGCGCGGTCCACGAGGGTGCCGCCGCGCTGCTCGCCGCCTTCAAGCCCCACGCGGAGGCGGCCGGCTGGCGCCTTGCCCCGGTGACCATCGCGACCCAGGCGCGCGTCGCGCTGGGGGACGCGGCCGGCGCAGCGCTGCGAGCCCGCGCGGTGGTGGTGGTGATCGGCGAACGTCCCGGCCTGTCCTCGCCCGACAGCCTCGGCCTCTACGTCACCTTCGATCCGAAGCCCGGACGCTCGGATGCGGAACGAAATTGCATCTCGAACGTCCGGCCCGCCGGCCTGAGTTTCGAGCTTGCCGCGTTCAAGCTGAACTGGCTCCTGAGTCAGGCCTACTCTCGCGGGCTGACGGGCGTGAATCTCAAGGACGAGAGCGATCGGTTGCTTGAGGCTGCCGCGCCGGATCCTGCCATCGGCGGACGCTGA
- a CDS encoding ethanolamine ammonia-lyase subunit EutB — protein sequence MPYRHTVGPRTHVFADLATLMAKATPVRSGDCLAGIAAESAEENMAARWCLAEVPLKEILARPLIPYEEDDVTRLILDDHDEAAFAEIAGLTVGDFREFLLTASSGTLARIAPGVTPEIAAAVCKIMRNQDLILVAKKCRVVTRFRNTIGLPGTLAVRLQPNHPTDDPAGVTASILDGLSYGCGDAVIGINPVSDSIQTMGTLLSLFDGIIDRLEIPTQACVLTHVTTTLDAMNRGLPVDLVFQSIAGTQRANASFGVTLPILQEAHEAALALKRGTLGDNVMYFETGQGSALSADAHHGIDQQTLEARAYAVARRYRPLLVNTVVGFIGPEYLYNGKEIIRAGLEDHFCGKLMGVPLGVDVCYTNHAEADQDDMDTLLTLLGAAGCTYVMGIPGADDVMLNYQSTSFHDQLYIREVLGLRRAPEFEEWLARIGLTDADGALLPGGADARLLTAAPGLAA from the coding sequence ATGCCCTATCGCCACACCGTCGGCCCCCGCACCCACGTCTTCGCCGATCTGGCGACGCTGATGGCCAAGGCGACGCCGGTGCGCTCCGGCGATTGCCTCGCGGGCATTGCCGCCGAATCGGCCGAAGAGAACATGGCCGCCCGCTGGTGCCTCGCCGAGGTGCCGCTCAAGGAGATCCTGGCCCGTCCGCTGATCCCCTACGAGGAGGACGACGTCACCCGCCTGATTCTCGACGACCACGACGAGGCGGCGTTCGCCGAGATCGCGGGTCTGACAGTCGGGGATTTCCGCGAGTTCCTGCTCACCGCCTCCTCCGGGACGCTGGCGCGGATCGCGCCGGGCGTCACGCCGGAGATCGCCGCCGCGGTCTGCAAGATCATGCGCAATCAGGATCTGATCCTGGTCGCGAAGAAGTGCCGCGTGGTCACCCGCTTCCGCAACACGATCGGCCTACCCGGCACCCTCGCGGTGCGGCTCCAGCCCAACCACCCGACCGACGATCCGGCGGGCGTCACCGCCTCGATCCTCGACGGCCTCTCCTACGGTTGTGGTGACGCGGTGATCGGCATCAACCCGGTCTCCGACTCGATCCAGACGATGGGGACGCTGCTGAGCCTGTTCGATGGCATCATCGACCGGTTGGAGATCCCGACGCAGGCCTGCGTGCTCACTCACGTCACGACGACCCTCGACGCGATGAACCGCGGCCTGCCGGTCGATCTCGTGTTCCAGTCGATCGCCGGCACGCAGCGGGCCAATGCCAGCTTCGGCGTCACGCTGCCGATCCTGCAGGAGGCGCATGAGGCGGCGCTCGCGCTCAAGCGCGGCACGCTCGGCGACAACGTGATGTATTTCGAGACCGGCCAGGGTTCGGCCCTCTCGGCGGACGCCCATCACGGCATCGACCAGCAGACGCTGGAGGCGCGCGCCTACGCGGTCGCCCGCCGCTACCGGCCGCTCCTCGTCAACACGGTGGTCGGCTTCATCGGGCCGGAATACCTCTACAACGGCAAGGAGATCATCCGCGCCGGGCTGGAGGACCATTTCTGCGGCAAGCTGATGGGCGTGCCGCTCGGTGTGGACGTCTGCTACACCAATCACGCCGAGGCCGATCAGGACGACATGGACACGCTGCTGACCCTGCTGGGCGCGGCGGGCTGCACCTACGTGATGGGCATTCCCGGCGCCGACGACGTGATGCTGAACTACCAATCCACCTCGTTCCACGACCAGCTTTACATCCGCGAGGTGCTCGGCCTGAGGCGCGCACCGGAATTCGAGGAATGGCTCGCCCGCATCGGCCTCACCGACGCGGACGGCGCGCTCCTGCCCGGCGGGGCCGACGCCCGCCTGCTCACCGCCGCGCCGGGGCTGGCCGCATGA
- the oxlT gene encoding oxalate/formate MFS antiporter encodes MALSSIAPDRPVPSSNRWLQIIFGVVCMVAAANIQYAWTLFVPEIQKTFGWDRAAIQVAFTIFVVVQTWLTPIEGYFIDKYGPSRVVMFGGLMTGAAWVMNSYATSLTGFYIGSVLGGIGVGCVYATCINNALKWFPDKRGLAVGLTAGGYGAGSALTIIPIAKMIDAGSYAQAFFTFGLIQGSVIILASLFMRSPAKDEVKFSTKVLQTRRDYTLGEALRTPVFYVMLLMFTCTVTGGLMAVAQLGVIATDLGVKNFQVNLYFFAMAALPFALMLDRVMNGISRPLFGFISDRIGREKTMFIAFSMEGIGIVALGYFGSNPWAFVILSGIVFLAWGEVYSLFSATAADTFGSKHIGKIYGVLYCAKGFAALFVPVGNLIMQATGTWSTVLYTVAVMDLIAAALAIAVLRPMLKQHHLNNNAAVPNAALAHA; translated from the coding sequence ATGGCATTGTCGTCCATTGCCCCGGATCGGCCGGTACCGTCTTCGAACCGATGGCTGCAAATCATCTTCGGCGTCGTCTGCATGGTGGCTGCAGCCAACATTCAGTACGCCTGGACTCTGTTCGTTCCCGAAATCCAGAAGACCTTCGGCTGGGATCGCGCCGCGATCCAGGTGGCCTTCACGATCTTCGTCGTCGTCCAGACCTGGCTGACGCCGATCGAGGGTTACTTCATCGATAAGTACGGCCCGAGCCGGGTCGTGATGTTCGGCGGCCTGATGACGGGCGCGGCCTGGGTGATGAACTCCTACGCCACCTCGCTGACCGGCTTCTACATCGGCTCGGTCCTCGGCGGCATCGGCGTCGGCTGCGTCTACGCCACCTGCATCAACAACGCCCTGAAGTGGTTCCCGGACAAGCGCGGCCTCGCCGTCGGCCTCACTGCGGGCGGCTACGGCGCGGGCTCGGCCCTGACGATCATCCCGATCGCCAAGATGATCGATGCCGGCAGCTACGCCCAGGCGTTCTTCACCTTCGGCCTGATCCAGGGTTCGGTCATCATCCTGGCCTCGCTGTTCATGCGCTCGCCGGCCAAGGACGAAGTGAAGTTCTCGACCAAGGTGCTGCAGACCCGCCGCGACTACACCCTCGGCGAGGCCCTGCGCACACCGGTCTTCTACGTCATGCTGCTGATGTTCACCTGCACGGTCACCGGCGGCCTGATGGCGGTGGCGCAGCTCGGCGTCATCGCGACCGACCTCGGCGTGAAGAACTTCCAGGTCAACCTGTACTTCTTCGCCATGGCCGCGCTGCCCTTCGCCCTGATGCTCGACCGCGTCATGAACGGCATCTCGCGTCCGCTGTTCGGCTTCATCTCCGACCGGATCGGCCGTGAGAAGACGATGTTCATCGCCTTCTCGATGGAGGGCATCGGCATCGTGGCGCTGGGCTACTTCGGCTCGAACCCCTGGGCCTTCGTGATCCTGTCGGGCATCGTGTTCCTTGCCTGGGGCGAGGTCTACTCGCTGTTCAGCGCCACGGCCGCCGACACCTTCGGCTCGAAGCATATCGGCAAGATCTACGGCGTCCTCTACTGCGCCAAGGGCTTTGCCGCGCTGTTCGTGCCGGTCGGGAACCTGATCATGCAGGCGACGGGCACGTGGTCGACGGTGCTCTACACCGTGGCGGTGATGGACCTGATCGCGGCGGCGCTCGCCATCGCCGTGCTGCGGCCGATGCTGAAGCAGCACCACCTCAACAACAACGCGGCGGTGCCGAACGCGGCCCTCGCCCACGCCTGA
- the ilvD gene encoding dihydroxy-acid dehydratase — protein MDARQTDKSKLPSRHVTEGPERAPHRSYLYAMGLTTEQIHQPLVGVASCWNEAAPCNISLMRQAQAVKKGVAAAKGTPREFCTITVTDGIAMGHGGMRASLPSREVIADSVELTIRGHSYDALVGLAGCDKSLPGMMMAMVRLNVPSIFIYGGSILPGSFRGRPVTVQDLFEAVGKVAVGDMSLDDLDELERVACPSAGACGAQFTANTMATVSEAIGLALPYSAGAPAPYEIRDQFCAAAGEKVMELIAKNIRPRDIVTRKALENAAATVAASGGSTNAALHLPAIAHECGIEFTLFDVAEIFRKTPYIADLKPGGRYVAKDMFEVGGIPLLMKTLLDHGFLHGDCLTVTGRTIAENLAKVAWNPDQDVVYPADKPITVTGGVVGLRGNLAPEGAIVKVAGMPAEAQVFTGPARVFDGEEACFEAVQNRAYKPGEVLVIRYEGPKGGPGMREMLSTTAALYGQGMGDKVALITDGRFSGATRGFCVGHVGPEAAIGGPIGLLRDGDIITLDAIHGTLDVALSDEEFAQRRAEWTPRGNAATSGYLWKYAQTVGPAVNGAVTHPGGAGETNVYADI, from the coding sequence ATGGACGCGCGTCAGACCGACAAGTCGAAGCTGCCGAGCCGGCACGTGACGGAGGGGCCCGAGCGGGCGCCGCACCGCTCGTATCTCTATGCTATGGGCCTGACCACCGAGCAGATCCACCAGCCGCTCGTCGGCGTGGCCTCGTGCTGGAACGAGGCGGCGCCCTGCAACATCTCGCTGATGCGCCAGGCTCAGGCCGTGAAGAAGGGCGTGGCCGCCGCCAAGGGCACCCCGCGCGAGTTCTGCACCATCACCGTCACCGATGGCATCGCTATGGGACACGGCGGCATGCGCGCCTCGCTGCCGTCGCGCGAGGTCATCGCCGACTCGGTCGAGCTGACGATCCGCGGCCATTCCTACGATGCGCTCGTGGGGTTGGCCGGCTGCGACAAGTCCCTGCCCGGCATGATGATGGCCATGGTGCGCCTCAACGTGCCCTCGATCTTCATCTATGGCGGCTCGATCCTGCCGGGCTCCTTCCGCGGCCGGCCGGTGACCGTGCAGGACCTGTTTGAGGCGGTCGGCAAGGTCGCCGTCGGCGACATGAGCCTCGACGACCTCGACGAGTTGGAGCGGGTCGCCTGTCCCTCGGCCGGCGCCTGCGGCGCGCAGTTCACCGCCAACACCATGGCGACCGTCTCGGAAGCCATCGGCCTCGCGCTGCCCTACTCGGCCGGCGCCCCCGCGCCCTACGAGATCCGCGACCAATTCTGCGCCGCCGCCGGCGAGAAGGTCATGGAGCTGATCGCCAAGAACATCCGCCCGCGCGACATCGTCACCCGCAAGGCGCTCGAGAACGCCGCCGCGACGGTCGCGGCCTCGGGCGGCTCGACCAACGCGGCGCTGCACCTGCCGGCGATCGCGCATGAATGCGGCATCGAGTTCACCCTGTTCGACGTCGCCGAGATCTTCCGCAAGACGCCCTACATCGCCGACCTGAAGCCCGGCGGGCGCTATGTCGCCAAGGACATGTTCGAGGTCGGCGGCATCCCGCTGCTGATGAAAACGCTGCTCGATCACGGTTTTCTGCACGGCGATTGCCTGACGGTGACCGGCCGCACCATCGCGGAGAACCTCGCCAAGGTCGCCTGGAACCCCGATCAGGACGTGGTGTACCCGGCCGACAAGCCCATCACCGTCACCGGCGGCGTGGTGGGCCTTCGCGGCAACCTCGCGCCCGAGGGCGCGATCGTGAAGGTCGCCGGCATGCCGGCCGAAGCCCAGGTCTTCACCGGCCCCGCCCGCGTCTTCGACGGCGAAGAGGCCTGTTTCGAAGCGGTGCAGAACCGCGCCTACAAGCCCGGCGAGGTTCTGGTCATCCGGTACGAGGGCCCGAAGGGAGGCCCCGGGATGCGCGAAATGCTCTCGACCACGGCCGCCCTCTACGGCCAGGGCATGGGTGACAAGGTGGCGCTGATCACCGACGGGCGCTTCTCCGGCGCAACCCGCGGCTTCTGCGTCGGCCATGTCGGCCCCGAGGCTGCCATCGGCGGGCCGATCGGCCTCCTGCGCGACGGCGACATCATCACGCTGGACGCGATTCATGGCACGCTGGACGTGGCGCTCTCCGACGAGGAGTTCGCTCAGCGCCGCGCGGAATGGACGCCGCGGGGCAATGCCGCGACCTCCGGCTATCTCTGGAAGTACGCGCAGACCGTCGGGCCTGCGGTGAACGGCGCCGTCACCCATCCGGGCGGCGCGGGGGAGACGAACGTCTATGCCGATATCTAG